A genomic segment from Corylus avellana chromosome ca5, CavTom2PMs-1.0 encodes:
- the LOC132181850 gene encoding uncharacterized protein LOC132181850, with protein MNEGENVSDYYSRLLVIVNEMKRNGKKLEDVLVMEKILRSFTPKFEHVVTAIEESKGLETISAEELLGSLQVHEQHILKNASATSLEQALESKLNFDKPKGGRGQWNSRHGGVNYRGRGRGRGCSNTNDRGPSQERRNFPNRRKQNVQCYNCEKYEHYASECSYKNDDHVNLVEASSSESKNSTLLLAHNDSIGQHDVWYLDSGASNRMCGRKETFVELKEGVCGNMNLGDSSKLAVEGRGQVRIF; from the coding sequence ATGAATGAAGGAGAAAATGTCTCTGATTATTATTCTCGATTACTTGTAATCGtgaatgaaatgaagagaaatgGCAAAAAACTTGAAGATGTTCTTGTCATGGAAAAGATACTTCGATCCTTCACACCCAAATTTGAACACGTGGTGACAGCAATTGAAGAATCAAAAGGCTTGGAGACTATAAGTGCAGAGGAGCTGCTGGGATCTCTCCAAGTTCATGAACAACACATTCTGAAGAATGCAAGCGCCACATCTCTTGAGCAAGCTTTAgagtcaaaattaaattttgacaaaCCAAAGGGAGGTCGTGGTCAATGGAATTCACGACATGGTGGTGTTAACTACCGTGGTCGAGGTCGAGGACGAGGATGCAGTAATACAAATGACCGTGGTCCATCTCAAGAAAGGAGAAATTTCCCTAACCGACGAAAGCAAAATGTCCAATGTTACAACTGCGAAAAATATGAACACTATGCCTCAGAATGTTCGTACAAGAATGATGATCATGTCAACCTTGTTGAAGCATCAAGCAGTGAGAGTAAGAATTCTACTCTCTTATTGGCACACAATGATTCCATTGGTCAACATGATGTTTGGTACCTTGACTCTGGTGCAAGCAATCGTAtgtgtggaagaaaagaaactttTGTTGAACTCAAAGAAGGAGTTTGCGGAAATATGAACCTTGGAGATTCCTCAAAACTTGCAGTTGAAGGAAGAGGACAAGTTCGGATCTTCTAG
- the LOC132183279 gene encoding multiprotein-bridging factor 1b — protein MSGVGPISQDWEPVVIRKKAPNAAAKKDEKAVNAARRSGAEIETIKKSTAGTNKAASSSTSLNTRKLDEETENLAHERVPTELKKAITQARAEKKLTQAQLAQLINEKPQVIQEYESGKAIPNQQIITKLERALGAKLRGKK, from the exons ATGTCAGGAGTCGGACCGATCTCGCAGGACTGGGAACCGGTGGTAATCCGCAAGAAGGCCCCCAACGCCGCAGCCAAGAAGGATGAGAAAGCCGTCAACGCCGCTCGCCGCTCCGGCGCCGAGATCGAAACCATCAAAAAAT CTACTGCTGGGACAAACAAAGCTGCCTCTAGCAGCACTTCGCTAAACACGAGGAAGCTGGATGAGGAAACCGAGAACCTTGCTC ATGAGCGTGTACCAACTGAGCTAAAGAAAGCTATTACACAAGCTCGAGCAGAAAAGAAGCTTACACAGGCTCAACTTGCTCAA CTGATTAATGAGAAGCCTCAAGTCATCCAGGAGTATGAATCTGGTAAAGCTATTCCCAATCAACAGATCATTACCAAGCTGGAGAGGGCTCTTGGAGCTAAACTGCgtggaaagaaataa